One Actinospica robiniae DSM 44927 genomic region harbors:
- a CDS encoding SUKH-4 family immunity protein: MPSHDEVRDLLFRAFGEWTIRRSEPAWATRAVADADARGFLTDVGLPVQALNLFSLDPAFGEAPVTLADRLSDLPPSAGVSTTILDAYGQLIYLGSLPDLGAFLDPATGRVLSFVSWSDPPFVVNGGIAEFAYFLAYVETHRRANGVLLDDLETEEGYEAAAVVAAHLMGVDPAAFADADENIWPVWMDDGFAIGLFQDWAWDHYAVEYFLSRGIDPTVREPSRPLPRRMNGWPAADGGAEA; this comes from the coding sequence ATGCCGAGTCATGACGAGGTTCGCGATCTGCTGTTCCGGGCTTTCGGGGAGTGGACGATCCGACGCTCCGAGCCGGCCTGGGCGACGCGCGCGGTCGCCGATGCGGATGCGCGCGGCTTCCTCACGGACGTCGGTCTGCCTGTGCAGGCTCTGAACCTGTTCAGCCTTGATCCGGCGTTCGGCGAGGCTCCGGTCACCTTGGCGGACCGCCTTTCCGACCTACCTCCGTCCGCCGGTGTCAGCACGACGATCCTGGACGCGTACGGCCAGCTGATCTACCTGGGCAGCCTGCCGGATCTGGGCGCCTTCCTCGATCCGGCGACCGGTCGGGTGCTCAGCTTCGTCAGCTGGTCGGACCCTCCGTTCGTGGTCAACGGCGGAATCGCCGAGTTCGCCTACTTCCTCGCCTACGTCGAGACGCACCGCCGAGCGAACGGTGTCCTGCTCGACGATCTGGAGACGGAGGAGGGTTATGAGGCAGCCGCGGTCGTCGCCGCGCATCTGATGGGCGTCGATCCCGCCGCGTTCGCGGATGCGGATGAGAACATCTGGCCGGTCTGGATGGACGACGGCTTCGCTATCGGCCTGTTCCAGGATTGGGCTTGGGACCACTACGCGGTCGAGTACTTCCTCAGCCGCGGAATCGACCCGACCGTGCGTGAACCGAGCCGGCCATTGCCGCGGCGGATGAACGGCTGGCCCGCGGCAGACGGCGGGGCCGAGGCGTGA
- a CDS encoding nucleic acid/nucleotide deaminase domain-containing protein codes for MSGEVSATDTENMIQNASTIGGASADAGEAVSQHMSRLQSLGDFLSNDQYGQVFKAVYDPVNDTTVKAGSAAGQALAGTAVNIGNHAARVIETDTTLATEMQKLHDEFPNDYPVVVVGKQADLQTALSDKYPGAGKSSDDNPGLFGTKLEGDPTDTELGRAVAKARAANGDTSGVNYAAFKCVDAQGNTFVLAGPSAGMHSERVVGIPLIGSDVNVTDIYSERQPCDRNSSFCATWLQKYFGTSNNGQAPNVTYSEPYETTKDNYPATKSITERARGLLAGSKE; via the coding sequence GTGAGCGGCGAGGTCTCGGCCACCGACACCGAGAACATGATCCAGAACGCCTCGACGATCGGCGGCGCTTCGGCGGACGCGGGCGAGGCGGTGAGCCAGCACATGTCGCGTCTCCAGAGCCTCGGCGACTTCCTGTCCAATGATCAGTACGGGCAGGTGTTCAAGGCGGTGTACGACCCCGTCAACGACACGACCGTGAAGGCGGGCAGCGCGGCCGGCCAGGCGCTGGCCGGCACGGCCGTCAACATCGGCAATCATGCGGCGCGCGTGATCGAGACCGACACCACGCTCGCGACCGAGATGCAGAAGCTGCACGACGAGTTTCCCAACGACTATCCGGTCGTGGTGGTCGGCAAGCAGGCCGATCTGCAGACTGCGCTCTCCGACAAGTACCCCGGGGCGGGCAAGTCGAGCGACGACAATCCGGGTCTGTTCGGAACCAAGCTCGAGGGCGATCCGACCGACACGGAGCTCGGTCGAGCCGTGGCCAAGGCGCGCGCGGCGAACGGCGACACCAGTGGCGTGAACTACGCGGCGTTCAAGTGCGTCGACGCCCAGGGGAACACCTTCGTGCTGGCGGGTCCGAGTGCGGGCATGCACTCGGAGAGGGTGGTCGGCATCCCGCTGATCGGCAGCGACGTCAACGTCACGGACATCTACTCCGAGCGCCAGCCCTGCGATCGCAACTCGAGCTTCTGCGCGACCTGGCTGCAGAAGTACTTCGGGACCTCCAACAACGGCCAAGCGCCGAATGTGACGTACAGCGAGCCGTACGAGACGACGAAGGACAACTATCCGGCGACGAAGTCGATCACCGAGCGGGCCAGGGGTTTGCTTGCCGGGAGCAAGGAGTGA
- a CDS encoding nucleic acid/nucleotide deaminase domain-containing protein — protein MTSLAEALAAQFGAAGLRTFDAGRLDGLTVSASAAELLSVTGLPARVGTYFTAAGPGGPLRIVAEDGQPAWLLLGGDQGASLAADLDGAVHALLRPSWGRSRPVNRSIEQLAASLAMLDRYLPLLAAAAQSEQIGPLWNKLRSALAYIDPDAQADPECWWALVLEDIRHVVSFPFSAAAKFVRDGQEPQVLTASAVLGLPHPELQLARRLAELGVDRSSVTELYTELQACRMPGHYCGLRAAVAFPRAQYTYAFPYGEDAQERQESVNAAALAAATAATAATAAEAGDR, from the coding sequence GTGACCTCGCTCGCCGAAGCCCTCGCCGCGCAGTTCGGGGCGGCCGGGCTGCGTACATTCGATGCCGGGCGACTGGACGGCCTCACCGTTTCCGCGAGCGCGGCCGAGCTTCTGTCCGTCACCGGGCTCCCCGCCAGGGTCGGAACGTACTTCACGGCTGCCGGCCCGGGTGGCCCTCTGAGGATTGTCGCGGAGGACGGACAGCCGGCGTGGCTTCTGCTCGGGGGCGATCAGGGCGCGAGCCTGGCGGCGGATCTCGACGGTGCCGTCCATGCTCTGCTCCGGCCGTCCTGGGGGCGGTCACGGCCGGTGAACCGGAGCATCGAGCAGCTGGCGGCAAGCCTGGCGATGCTCGACCGCTACCTGCCCCTGCTCGCCGCCGCGGCGCAGAGCGAGCAGATCGGCCCGCTGTGGAACAAGCTTCGCAGTGCCCTGGCCTACATCGATCCGGACGCGCAGGCTGATCCGGAATGCTGGTGGGCGCTGGTGCTCGAGGACATCCGGCACGTCGTCAGCTTCCCCTTCAGCGCCGCCGCGAAGTTCGTGCGAGACGGGCAGGAACCCCAGGTGTTGACGGCGAGCGCCGTTCTCGGACTGCCGCATCCCGAGCTGCAGCTCGCCCGACGCCTCGCAGAGCTCGGGGTGGACCGGTCCTCCGTCACTGAGCTCTACACGGAACTCCAGGCCTGTCGGATGCCCGGGCACTACTGCGGGCTGCGGGCGGCCGTGGCGTTCCCGCGCGCGCAATACACCTACGCCTTCCCTTACGGGGAGGACGCCCAGGAGCGTCAGGAATCAGTGAACGCCGCAGCCCTGGCCGCCGCCACAGCTGCCACTGCCGCCACCGCCGCGGAAGCCGGCGATCGGTAG